In Magnetospirillum sp. XM-1, a single window of DNA contains:
- the oah gene encoding 6-oxocyclohex-1-ene-1-carbonyl-CoA hydratase, producing the protein MTTTTASIIETTRPHELHDHNLVPEQIVPGIIVEKKPARTPDGKIAEGLYNYWITFDNQKQFNSYTTEMVKGAILAFRAASVARDVVAVVFTGAGDKAFCSGGNTKEYAEYYAGNPQEYRQYVRLFNDMVSAILGCDKPVICRVNGMRIGGGQEIGMAADFSVTQDLARFGQAGPKHGSAPIGGATDFLPVLIGCEQAMISGSLCEPWSAHKAYRLGMLTDIVPALKVDGKFVANPLVITDRYLDEYGKIIHGEPKTGDELAAGKALMAKGTIDLSLLDAKVEELCSKILLTFPECFLKTIEELRKPKLNAWNANKENSRDWLALNMMTEARLGFQAFNEGTKDDREADFVGLRQALAKGTPWSPELGQSLMPAARRGQ; encoded by the coding sequence ATGACTACGACTACCGCTTCCATCATCGAGACAACCCGCCCCCACGAACTGCACGACCACAATCTGGTGCCGGAACAGATCGTTCCCGGCATCATCGTCGAGAAGAAGCCGGCCAGGACACCCGACGGCAAGATCGCCGAGGGGCTCTACAATTACTGGATTACTTTCGACAATCAGAAGCAGTTTAATTCGTACACCACCGAGATGGTCAAGGGGGCTATCCTGGCCTTTCGTGCCGCATCGGTGGCACGCGACGTCGTTGCGGTGGTGTTCACCGGCGCCGGCGACAAGGCGTTCTGCTCGGGCGGCAACACCAAGGAATACGCCGAATACTACGCCGGCAATCCGCAGGAATACCGCCAGTATGTGCGACTGTTCAACGATATGGTCTCGGCCATTCTGGGCTGTGACAAGCCGGTGATCTGCCGCGTCAACGGCATGCGCATTGGCGGCGGACAGGAAATCGGCATGGCTGCGGATTTCTCGGTCACCCAGGATCTGGCCCGCTTCGGCCAAGCCGGCCCCAAGCACGGCTCGGCCCCCATCGGCGGCGCCACCGACTTCCTGCCGGTGCTGATCGGCTGCGAGCAGGCGATGATTTCCGGCAGCCTGTGCGAGCCGTGGTCGGCCCACAAGGCCTACCGCCTGGGCATGCTCACCGATATCGTGCCCGCACTCAAGGTGGACGGCAAGTTCGTCGCCAATCCGCTGGTGATCACCGACCGCTATCTCGACGAATATGGCAAAATCATTCACGGCGAGCCGAAAACCGGTGACGAATTGGCCGCCGGTAAGGCTCTGATGGCCAAGGGCACCATCGATCTGTCGCTGCTCGACGCCAAGGTCGAGGAACTGTGCAGCAAGATTCTGCTGACCTTCCCCGAATGTTTCCTCAAGACCATCGAGGAACTCAGGAAGCCCAAGCTGAACGCCTGGAACGCCAACAAGGAGAACAGTCGCGATTGGCTGGCGCTCAACATGATGACGGAGGCCCGCCTCGGCTTCCAGGCCTTCAACGAAGGCACCAAGGACGATCGCGAGGCGGATTTCGTGGGACTGCGCCAAGCTCTGGCCAAAGGGACGCCATGGTCGCCGGAACTGGGACAAAGCCTGATGCCGGCCGCGCGGAGGGGCCAGTAA
- the had gene encoding 6-hydroxycyclohex-1-ene-1-carbonyl-CoA dehydrogenase: MTSSHYRWQMTEVGKPMSKVPFDPQPLRDDEVLVRVAGCGICHTDLGFFFDGVRTNRDLPLTLGHEISGYVEIAGAGATAWLGKAVLVIASIPCGECDLCRRGKGTICRNQIFLGSDTDGGFASHIKVPARGLCAVDERALNLAGLTLPQVSVVADAVTSPFEAVHQSGLGAGDLAIVNGVGGVGGYCAQIAHAFGAAVVAIDVDQAKLDMIAGYGADLTINARTADGREQKKLIAAFARERGLRSTEWFVFECSGTKAGQENAFGLMVHGSTLGTVGFTMDKAEVRLSNLMALHARALGNWGCLPEKYPLALELVLSGKVNLKDFVETHPLENINEVFHDIHERRLTRRAILIP, translated from the coding sequence ATGACCAGTTCGCATTATCGCTGGCAAATGACCGAAGTCGGCAAACCGATGTCCAAGGTACCCTTTGACCCACAGCCGCTGAGGGATGACGAGGTGCTGGTTCGCGTTGCCGGCTGCGGCATCTGCCATACCGACCTCGGATTTTTCTTCGATGGGGTACGGACCAACAGGGATCTGCCCCTGACCCTTGGGCACGAGATCAGCGGCTATGTCGAAATCGCCGGCGCCGGAGCCACGGCGTGGCTCGGCAAGGCGGTCCTCGTCATCGCTTCGATTCCATGCGGAGAGTGCGATCTCTGCCGCCGTGGCAAGGGAACGATCTGCCGCAATCAGATATTCCTGGGCAGCGATACGGATGGCGGCTTTGCCTCACACATCAAGGTCCCGGCCCGCGGTCTGTGCGCGGTCGATGAACGCGCGCTGAATCTGGCGGGCTTGACGCTTCCGCAGGTGTCGGTGGTCGCCGATGCGGTCACCAGCCCCTTCGAGGCGGTACATCAGTCGGGGCTAGGCGCCGGTGACTTGGCCATCGTCAACGGTGTCGGAGGTGTCGGTGGCTATTGCGCTCAGATCGCCCACGCTTTCGGAGCCGCCGTGGTGGCCATTGACGTGGATCAGGCCAAGCTCGACATGATCGCCGGGTATGGTGCCGATCTGACCATCAATGCCAGAACGGCGGACGGCCGCGAGCAGAAGAAGCTCATCGCGGCCTTCGCCAGGGAACGCGGCCTGCGCTCGACCGAATGGTTCGTTTTCGAATGCTCCGGTACCAAGGCTGGGCAGGAGAACGCCTTCGGCCTGATGGTTCACGGTTCTACCCTGGGTACCGTCGGCTTCACCATGGACAAGGCTGAAGTTCGGCTGTCCAACCTGATGGCGCTGCACGCCCGCGCACTCGGAAACTGGGGCTGCCTACCCGAAAAATACCCCCTGGCTCTCGAACTGGTGCTGTCCGGCAAGGTCAACCTCAAAGACTTCGTCGAGACCCACCCGCTCGAGAACATCAATGAGGTTTTCCACGATATCCACGAACGCCGCCTGACCCGGCGCGCGATCTTGATTCCCTAG
- a CDS encoding MaoC family dehydratase, producing MDVFSRAIDDRYFEDYPQGAVYRFGAITVEFDEVIAFASRYDPQVFHMDPEAARETIFGGLIASGWYTAALMMRMFCEHYLSKVASLGSPGLDEVRWPRPVRPGNCLSLRVTVAAVTPSRSKPDRGVVTSFIEVLNQSDEVVMSMKAANMLRRRP from the coding sequence GTGGACGTTTTCAGCCGCGCTATCGATGATCGCTATTTCGAGGATTACCCTCAGGGGGCCGTTTATCGGTTCGGGGCGATCACGGTCGAGTTCGATGAGGTGATTGCATTCGCCTCGCGGTATGACCCTCAGGTCTTCCACATGGATCCTGAGGCGGCGCGTGAGACGATATTCGGCGGTCTGATCGCGAGCGGGTGGTATACAGCTGCGCTTATGATGCGGATGTTTTGCGAGCACTACCTGTCGAAAGTAGCCAGTTTGGGTTCGCCGGGGCTGGATGAGGTGCGGTGGCCGCGGCCGGTTCGTCCAGGAAATTGCCTGTCCCTTCGTGTCACCGTAGCTGCCGTGACCCCGTCGCGCTCCAAGCCTGATCGCGGCGTCGTCACTTCGTTCATCGAGGTGTTGAATCAGAGCGATGAGGTGGTCATGAGTATGAAGGCTGCGAATATGTTGAGGCGGCGGCCATAG
- a CDS encoding ABC transporter substrate-binding protein, whose product MFRRIWRCAALAVVTLASSAAYAVEDVKIGVFLSATGGLSINGDPEKKFLESYIDVVNKEGGVLGRPVKLIIYDDQSDTAKAIGFAKRLIEVDKVDLIMGGSGTPTSMGVIPIVERAEIPYVSFGGGVAIVDPVKKWVFKAPHTDRMVAERIFMDMKKRGITKVALLSEDVGFGKSGREQTLMVAPKYGIEIVADENYSPKDSDVTTQLTKIRGAPGVQALFVFGTGAGPAVATKNIRQLGINLPIYQSHGVSSKDFLKLVGPAAEGFRLPGIALQVAEQIPASDPQKPVVSKIKKFYEEAHKAEASVFVGLAYDGLMVALEGIRRAGSADRVAVRDAIEGIRGLVATAGTFNMSANDHLGLSIDSLKMFEVKNGDFVLLD is encoded by the coding sequence ATGTTCAGGAGGATTTGGAGGTGTGCGGCACTCGCCGTCGTAACCCTGGCGTCGAGTGCGGCGTATGCCGTGGAAGACGTCAAGATCGGGGTGTTTCTGTCGGCAACCGGAGGGTTGAGCATCAATGGGGATCCGGAGAAGAAATTCCTGGAGAGCTATATTGATGTCGTAAACAAGGAAGGTGGCGTGCTCGGCCGCCCGGTCAAGCTGATCATCTATGACGACCAGAGCGACACGGCCAAGGCCATAGGCTTTGCCAAGCGACTGATCGAGGTGGATAAGGTCGATCTTATCATGGGAGGGAGCGGCACGCCGACCAGCATGGGCGTCATTCCGATCGTCGAGAGGGCGGAGATTCCTTACGTCTCCTTCGGTGGCGGCGTGGCGATTGTCGATCCGGTCAAGAAGTGGGTGTTCAAGGCTCCTCATACTGATCGTATGGTGGCTGAACGTATCTTCATGGATATGAAGAAGCGCGGTATCACCAAGGTGGCGCTGCTGTCCGAAGATGTGGGCTTTGGCAAGTCGGGGCGCGAGCAGACACTGATGGTGGCTCCCAAATACGGGATCGAGATCGTCGCCGATGAGAACTATTCACCCAAGGATTCCGACGTCACCACCCAGTTGACCAAGATTCGGGGGGCTCCGGGCGTTCAGGCGCTGTTCGTATTCGGGACGGGCGCCGGCCCGGCCGTGGCGACCAAGAATATTCGCCAGCTGGGGATTAATCTGCCCATCTACCAATCCCATGGTGTCTCATCGAAGGACTTCCTCAAGCTGGTTGGTCCCGCGGCGGAAGGCTTCCGTCTTCCCGGGATCGCTCTGCAGGTCGCCGAGCAGATTCCGGCCTCGGATCCGCAAAAGCCGGTGGTCAGCAAGATCAAAAAATTTTACGAAGAGGCGCACAAGGCGGAAGCTTCGGTTTTCGTGGGTCTCGCCTATGATGGGCTGATGGTTGCTCTCGAGGGGATCAGGCGTGCCGGCTCCGCGGATAGGGTGGCGGTGCGCGACGCCATTGAAGGGATCAGAGGCTTGGTGGCAACGGCCGGAACGTTCAACATGAGCGCTAACGACCATTTGGGGCTAAGCATCGACAGCCTGAAAATGTTCGAGGTCAAAAACGGCGACTTTGTTCTGCTCGACTGA
- a CDS encoding TetR/AcrR family transcriptional regulator produces the protein MAEVVAVEDDGDWEPQTVAEKRRAQIVAAAIRLFSERGYFQTTIEDVANAVPISKGLVYRYFKDKNDLLFFVLRHVIEKYNFEEIQGLLPKGNALDVLIKVLGMHCRLATEHTQEVTLAYCSTKDLLPEQRRQIKILESKIARVIRQCLEACIHGGMMSELNTDIMAFQYIMFGHSWALKNWAFRDRYSPDEYMAEGEKILIRPFLTDLGRREFEKIHDGAA, from the coding sequence GTGGCTGAGGTGGTTGCTGTCGAGGACGATGGAGATTGGGAGCCCCAGACGGTTGCGGAAAAGCGCCGGGCTCAGATTGTCGCAGCTGCCATCCGGCTGTTTTCCGAGCGGGGCTATTTTCAAACCACCATTGAGGATGTGGCCAATGCGGTTCCCATCAGCAAAGGGCTGGTTTATCGGTATTTCAAGGACAAGAACGATCTTTTATTCTTTGTTCTGCGTCACGTAATTGAAAAATATAATTTCGAGGAAATTCAAGGATTGCTTCCCAAGGGGAATGCGCTTGATGTTCTCATCAAGGTCCTGGGAATGCATTGTCGATTGGCGACCGAGCATACGCAGGAAGTCACCTTGGCTTATTGCTCAACGAAGGATCTCCTTCCCGAGCAGCGGCGCCAGATTAAGATTCTCGAGTCGAAAATTGCCAGAGTCATCCGTCAGTGCCTCGAGGCGTGCATTCATGGCGGGATGATGTCAGAGCTGAATACCGATATCATGGCGTTTCAGTATATTATGTTCGGGCATTCGTGGGCCCTAAAGAATTGGGCCTTTCGGGATCGCTATTCTCCTGATGAATACATGGCGGAAGGTGAGAAGATACTAATTCGTCCGTTTCTGACCGATTTGGGGCGCCGAGAGTTTGAGAAAATTCACGACGGCGCCGCCTGA
- a CDS encoding class I adenylate-forming enzyme family protein, which produces MNAHTVKPGALNLRPSIAIDPAERRALEAKGIWGDDTLSGWIADNVTRSGNAPAVVTNDHTATYLNLANDIERFARGLYDLGVRTGDVVSVQLPNSYEFIVAYFAIARLGGVLSTVHMPYRTAEITTLLRHAGSVAFICYGAVKDFAPAHEVLVRRGELPALEHVIAVGEPVAGTSSFSELLQSKAALPADITPAAANPFLLLFTSGTSASPKAVPLTYQMTLGNARAGAVEHGLCQGDKVLSVAPFTHLLGLYALHLTTKVAGSSILFPAFTPPDLAQAITKHRPTVLVCAPAHLNGLMISGLLENLDLSSIRLIITAGSALSPDVAKAVSKRLPAGFLTNLWGMTELQAGLYTRPTDSFEIATTTSGRAAPGAEVRIADHDDHPVPQGEEGELQIRGGLLFRGYYNNEDATRQAFSPDRWFRTGDLAVMDKSGNVRITGRKTEIINRGGIKYNPLDIEIMLGNHPKVMEVAIVPYEDTVLGQKACCFVVPTDAYKPPTLEELCAHLIEGGVSKVKLPERLEVIDEMPITPTRKIIRGRLKALLAQKL; this is translated from the coding sequence ATGAACGCACACACCGTAAAGCCGGGGGCACTCAACCTAAGGCCTTCTATTGCCATCGATCCTGCAGAACGCAGAGCCCTCGAGGCCAAAGGAATTTGGGGGGACGACACCCTGTCAGGCTGGATCGCCGATAACGTCACCCGCTCCGGCAACGCTCCCGCCGTGGTAACGAATGATCACACGGCGACGTACCTCAATCTCGCCAACGACATCGAGCGCTTCGCCCGTGGCCTCTACGATCTCGGGGTGCGCACCGGCGACGTCGTATCGGTACAGCTCCCCAATTCGTACGAATTCATCGTCGCGTATTTCGCCATCGCTAGGCTGGGGGGAGTGCTGTCGACGGTCCACATGCCCTATCGCACGGCCGAAATCACGACCTTATTGCGACATGCGGGCAGCGTGGCATTCATCTGCTACGGCGCCGTAAAGGACTTCGCCCCTGCCCACGAGGTCCTAGTGCGAAGAGGCGAACTCCCGGCCCTGGAGCATGTGATTGCCGTGGGAGAACCCGTTGCCGGCACCAGCTCCTTTTCCGAATTGCTGCAGTCCAAAGCTGCTCTGCCTGCCGACATCACCCCGGCGGCGGCCAATCCCTTCCTGTTGCTGTTCACGTCTGGAACCAGCGCCAGCCCGAAAGCGGTCCCCCTCACCTACCAGATGACTCTGGGTAACGCTCGGGCGGGAGCCGTTGAACACGGGCTGTGCCAGGGCGATAAGGTGTTGTCGGTGGCGCCTTTTACTCACCTGCTTGGCCTTTACGCCCTTCACCTGACCACAAAAGTCGCCGGATCGAGCATCCTCTTCCCCGCCTTCACTCCGCCGGATCTCGCCCAAGCCATCACCAAGCATCGCCCCACCGTCCTGGTGTGTGCGCCAGCCCATCTCAACGGCTTGATGATCAGCGGCCTGCTGGAGAACCTCGACCTGTCCTCCATTCGTCTGATCATCACCGCCGGAAGCGCTTTGTCGCCTGACGTTGCCAAAGCCGTCTCCAAGCGCCTCCCCGCCGGCTTCCTGACCAATCTGTGGGGGATGACGGAACTGCAGGCGGGCCTCTATACCAGACCGACCGATTCGTTCGAGATTGCCACCACAACATCAGGCCGCGCCGCGCCGGGGGCCGAGGTCCGCATCGCCGACCACGATGATCATCCCGTCCCCCAAGGCGAGGAGGGAGAACTTCAAATTCGTGGAGGGTTGCTCTTTCGGGGGTATTATAACAATGAAGATGCTACGCGGCAGGCATTCAGCCCAGACCGCTGGTTCCGGACTGGTGACCTGGCCGTAATGGACAAGAGTGGCAACGTCCGCATTACCGGCCGCAAAACCGAGATCATCAACCGAGGAGGCATCAAGTATAATCCGCTCGATATCGAGATCATGCTTGGCAACCATCCGAAGGTGATGGAAGTGGCCATCGTTCCCTATGAGGACACCGTCCTTGGGCAAAAGGCCTGCTGTTTTGTGGTGCCGACAGATGCCTACAAGCCCCCGACGCTCGAGGAATTGTGCGCCCATTTAATCGAAGGCGGTGTATCGAAGGTGAAGCTTCCGGAACGGCTCGAGGTTATCGATGAGATGCCGATCACCCCGACCCGTAAGATCATCAGGGGGCGACTGAAAGCACTACTTGCCCAGAAGCTGTAG
- a CDS encoding HU family DNA-binding protein, producing MSKTAISKAIRTATGCTAAQADEAVDALVSTILDGVKTEGRFRMIGFGTFSKSERPARQGRNPQTGKTIEIAASSTIKFKASSSLKK from the coding sequence ATGAGCAAGACCGCGATTTCCAAAGCCATTCGCACTGCCACCGGCTGCACCGCTGCCCAGGCCGACGAAGCTGTCGATGCCTTGGTGTCCACCATTCTGGATGGCGTGAAGACTGAAGGCCGGTTCCGGATGATTGGATTTGGGACCTTCTCGAAGTCCGAGCGCCCGGCCCGGCAGGGCCGCAATCCCCAGACCGGCAAGACCATTGAGATCGCGGCGTCCTCGACCATCAAGTTCAAGGCGTCGTCGTCACTGAAGAAGTAG
- a CDS encoding DUF3489 domain-containing protein, with translation MATIQLSDTQSVILSAACAREGGLVLPITASLKPREGTKQEALIAMLKRPEGASIVEIMEATAWQAHSIRGFIAGALKKKLGLNVTSEKIEGRGRDYKLDSAV, from the coding sequence ATGGCCACGATCCAGCTTTCCGATACCCAGTCCGTCATCCTGTCCGCTGCCTGCGCCCGCGAGGGCGGGCTGGTCCTGCCGATCACCGCATCCTTGAAGCCCCGCGAAGGCACCAAGCAAGAGGCCCTGATCGCCATGCTGAAACGGCCCGAAGGCGCCAGCATTGTCGAGATCATGGAGGCGACGGCATGGCAGGCCCACAGCATTCGGGGCTTCATCGCCGGGGCCTTGAAAAAGAAGCTGGGGCTCAACGTCACCAGCGAGAAGATCGAAGGCCGGGGCCGGGATTACAAATTGGATTCTGCAGTCTGA
- the tnpB gene encoding IS66 family insertion sequence element accessory protein TnpB (TnpB, as the term is used for proteins encoded by IS66 family insertion elements, is considered an accessory protein, since TnpC, encoded by a neighboring gene, is a DDE family transposase.): MIPIPSGVRVWLATGHTDMRKGFDGLALLVQERLSRDPHSGHLFVFRGRRGDLVKVLWYDGQGLCLFCTPMIEALKRKEMIRYFN; encoded by the coding sequence ATGATCCCCATTCCGAGCGGCGTGCGGGTGTGGCTGGCGACCGGGCACACCGACATGCGCAAGGGCTTCGACGGCCTGGCGCTGCTGGTGCAGGAGCGGTTGTCGCGCGATCCCCATTCCGGCCACCTGTTCGTGTTCCGCGGCCGGCGCGGCGACCTGGTCAAGGTGCTGTGGTACGACGGTCAGGGCCTGTGCCTGTTCTGCACCCCCATGATCGAAGCCTTAAAACGAAAGGAAATGATCCGCTATTTCAATTGA
- a CDS encoding transposase, translated as MKVEVLAGVEHRRRWHWEEKTRLVEETLAPGATVAEVARRHGVAPSLLFYWRRQARDGLCLSTGCRRRCWSLWRSPTPRRRWRLPPTVRPSGAG; from the coding sequence ATGAAGGTCGAGGTTCTGGCTGGGGTTGAGCACCGTCGCCGCTGGCATTGGGAGGAGAAGACTCGGCTGGTCGAGGAGACTCTGGCGCCGGGAGCGACAGTGGCAGAGGTCGCGCGCCGGCACGGCGTTGCGCCAAGTCTCCTGTTCTACTGGCGGCGCCAGGCACGGGATGGGCTGTGCTTGAGCACCGGATGTCGGCGCCGGTGCTGGTCCCTGTGGAGGTCGCCGACACCGCGCCGTCGGTGGCGATTGCCACCGACAGTCCGGCCCAGCGGCGCGGGCTGA
- a CDS encoding IS4 family transposase yields MNDWVEAGEGTWLDDELAAQGLRDKRLAARLRRLLDRFSSAPGQPVPAACGDWAATKAAYRFFDNPRVTEHAVLAGHFAATQVRFGRVEGPILLLQDTTEFHYQRAAPEKIGFIKTINGGRYKAGQPNMRTLCGLLMHSSVAVTTSGLPLGLSAVKLWTRAKFKGTAALKRRINQTRMPIETKESHRWLENLRQSIDLLGSPERCVHVGDRESDIYELFCLAQDLGTRFLVRVQTNRLAEPPRAEPVPADGAHRVFNQLATVPWAGSHEVLVDGEDGKFASLQVKFASIETLPPIGKQKRYRPQTLTYIHAQEDAIPPDRERIDWKLVTNLPVDDLAGAVEKLGWYALRWKIEVFHKIMKSGLCAENAKLRTAERLVKLLALMTVVVWRIFWITMSARAHPDAEPETVLTLAEIAALDQINAARSRPPRLANRTLAAYVHQIAMLGGYLARAHDPPPGNMVIWRGITRLQDITFGFSVASRQRCG; encoded by the coding sequence ATGAACGATTGGGTGGAGGCTGGCGAGGGCACTTGGCTGGATGACGAACTTGCCGCCCAGGGCCTTCGTGACAAGCGTCTGGCCGCGCGCTTGCGCCGGTTGTTGGATCGATTTTCATCGGCGCCTGGGCAGCCGGTCCCGGCCGCCTGTGGGGATTGGGCTGCGACGAAGGCGGCTTACCGCTTTTTTGACAATCCCCGGGTAACGGAGCACGCGGTTTTGGCGGGGCATTTCGCTGCGACACAGGTCCGGTTTGGCCGTGTCGAGGGGCCGATCCTCCTCCTGCAGGACACAACCGAGTTCCACTATCAACGTGCTGCCCCTGAGAAGATTGGCTTTATCAAAACCATCAATGGCGGCAGGTACAAGGCGGGACAGCCCAACATGCGCACTCTATGCGGGCTGCTGATGCACTCGAGCGTGGCGGTTACCACTTCAGGCCTCCCTCTGGGTTTGTCGGCTGTCAAATTATGGACCCGCGCCAAGTTTAAGGGCACTGCCGCGCTCAAGCGGCGGATCAATCAGACGCGCATGCCGATCGAGACCAAGGAAAGTCACCGCTGGCTGGAGAATTTGCGCCAATCTATCGACCTTTTGGGATCACCAGAGCGTTGCGTTCACGTCGGGGATCGGGAAAGCGACATCTATGAGTTATTCTGTCTCGCCCAGGACCTTGGAACGCGCTTTCTCGTGCGGGTTCAGACCAACCGACTGGCTGAGCCTCCACGGGCCGAGCCCGTGCCCGCCGATGGCGCTCATCGGGTATTCAACCAGCTTGCAACGGTGCCTTGGGCGGGCAGCCATGAGGTCTTGGTCGATGGGGAAGACGGAAAGTTCGCATCTCTTCAGGTGAAATTCGCCTCCATTGAAACCTTGCCGCCCATCGGCAAGCAAAAGCGGTATCGTCCGCAAACCTTGACCTACATCCATGCCCAGGAAGACGCCATCCCCCCTGATCGGGAGCGGATCGACTGGAAACTCGTCACCAACTTGCCGGTCGATGATCTCGCCGGGGCAGTGGAGAAGCTCGGCTGGTATGCCCTCCGCTGGAAAATTGAAGTCTTCCACAAAATCATGAAGTCTGGACTCTGCGCCGAAAATGCCAAACTACGCACCGCCGAACGATTGGTGAAGTTGTTGGCCCTGATGACCGTGGTGGTCTGGCGCATCTTCTGGATCACCATGTCCGCACGCGCCCATCCCGATGCGGAGCCGGAAACCGTCCTGACCCTGGCCGAAATCGCCGCTCTCGACCAGATTAACGCAGCACGGTCCAGACCTCCCCGCCTCGCCAATCGAACCCTGGCCGCATACGTCCATCAGATCGCCATGCTCGGCGGCTATCTTGCCCGCGCACACGACCCGCCGCCCGGCAACATGGTCATCTGGCGCGGTATCACCCGCCTCCAGGACATCACCTTCGGCTTCTCTGTCGCATCTCGCCAACGATGTGGGTAA
- a CDS encoding ATP-binding protein, producing MIAKRQVVPDITLADLGGMEEAVTWGISLAKDLAEYRDGILSWSEVDRGVLLSGPPGCGKTTFARALAGSCGTPLIASSLGEWQAAGHLGDLLKAMRHTFEQARAAAPAILLVDEIDGFGDRANLSSGHKDYSVQVINGFLELLDGVVARDGIVVIGATNHPSRLDPAITRSGRLDRHITIGLPDESGLTKILRHHLGDDLPGVDLSAAAKLALGGTGADVARWVRGAKRRGRQGARSMGMADLITEIRGNAPDVWAPFQTDTVRTQIFTDTGSRLKKPVTY from the coding sequence ATGATTGCCAAGCGGCAGGTTGTGCCCGATATCACACTTGCCGACCTGGGCGGGATGGAAGAGGCCGTGACCTGGGGAATCTCCTTGGCCAAAGACCTCGCCGAGTATCGCGACGGCATTTTGTCTTGGTCCGAGGTGGATCGTGGGGTGTTGCTGTCTGGCCCGCCTGGGTGCGGCAAGACGACCTTTGCCAGAGCTCTCGCCGGCAGTTGCGGAACGCCGCTGATTGCCTCCAGTCTCGGCGAGTGGCAAGCCGCAGGCCACCTTGGAGATCTCCTTAAGGCTATGCGTCATACGTTTGAACAGGCTCGTGCAGCAGCCCCGGCGATCCTCCTTGTCGATGAAATCGATGGCTTTGGCGATCGGGCAAATCTTAGTTCTGGTCACAAGGACTATTCGGTGCAGGTCATCAATGGGTTCCTTGAACTCCTCGACGGCGTGGTAGCACGGGACGGCATCGTGGTGATTGGCGCAACAAATCACCCCAGTCGCCTTGACCCAGCAATCACCCGTTCGGGGAGGCTGGATCGTCACATTACGATCGGGCTACCCGACGAGAGTGGCCTGACCAAAATCTTGCGCCATCACCTTGGCGATGATCTTCCCGGCGTAGACTTGTCTGCCGCGGCCAAACTCGCACTCGGTGGCACCGGCGCAGATGTGGCCCGCTGGGTCCGAGGCGCAAAACGTCGTGGTCGACAAGGAGCCCGGTCCATGGGCATGGCAGATCTTATTACTGAAATCCGCGGCAATGCACCGGACGTGTGGGCGCCATTTCAAACGGACACGGTACGGACACAGATTTTCACGGACACGGGATCGAGACTCAAAAAGCCCGTAACTTATTGA
- a CDS encoding PhnD/SsuA/transferrin family substrate-binding protein → MPGYRKAVAILMFAVTAWYSEARAGDTPTYSISIVPQFDHRRIEAIWRPIIERLEPMTGFHFQLVMEPTIPAFEKALNAGAYDFAYMNPYHYVVAHRLQGYQPIVRDVENDLYGVVVVAKGTGHRSGPSSQRSGQDL, encoded by the coding sequence ATGCCGGGTTATCGCAAAGCAGTTGCCATCTTGATGTTCGCCGTGACGGCCTGGTATTCGGAAGCTCGGGCAGGCGATACTCCGACATACAGTATCTCGATCGTGCCTCAGTTCGATCATCGGCGCATCGAGGCCATTTGGCGTCCAATTATCGAACGGCTTGAACCCATGACCGGGTTTCACTTTCAACTAGTGATGGAGCCGACCATACCTGCCTTTGAAAAAGCCCTCAATGCCGGGGCTTATGACTTCGCCTATATGAACCCCTATCATTACGTGGTCGCCCATCGCCTCCAGGGATATCAGCCAATTGTCCGCGATGTGGAAAACGATCTGTATGGTGTCGTTGTTGTGGCGAAAGGCACTGGCCATCGTTCCGGACCTTCTAGCCAGCGATCTGGCCAAGATTTATGA